The following are encoded together in the Thiobacillus sp. SCUT-2 genome:
- a CDS encoding cyclopropane-fatty-acyl-phospholipid synthase family protein, whose amino-acid sequence MSAMLRTIRTLLTRDAGRAGATFRIVFADGRTCRSREGEPSFTLVFRNRRAEWRTAVFRHVGLLESYFAGDVDIEGNLQLAFRTGMDMGLDGPPAGLLRLRNAWHEVRFGNASLAQAKANARFHYGLGTDFYRQWLDLPSMMYTCGYWKEGTQTVEEAQRNKMDHVAQKIRLEAGERFVDIGCGFGGFLFHAREHYGAYGTGINTTTEQVQWLQGEIARRGLGEQIAVIEADFREIPGQYDKLVSIGVLEHAGRDQLHAVVRAHADALKPGGLGMLHFIGHAGVFDTEFYIRKHIFPGGWIPSLAQTIEAMDACGLEIVDIENLRRHYALTLDAWATRFDARWDAIHALDPQRFDERFRRTWRTYLWSCAEMFRSPCGMTHLFQIVFSKGNVDRERYPMSRAFLYR is encoded by the coding sequence ATGTCCGCGATGCTCCGCACGATACGCACGCTGCTGACCCGGGACGCCGGCCGGGCCGGCGCGACCTTCCGCATCGTGTTCGCCGACGGCCGCACCTGCCGGAGCCGCGAGGGCGAACCCTCGTTCACCCTCGTCTTCCGCAATCGCCGCGCCGAGTGGCGCACCGCCGTGTTCCGGCACGTCGGCCTGCTGGAATCGTATTTCGCCGGCGACGTCGACATCGAAGGCAACCTGCAGCTGGCCTTCCGAACCGGCATGGACATGGGACTCGACGGCCCGCCGGCAGGCCTGCTGCGGCTGCGCAACGCGTGGCACGAAGTGCGCTTCGGCAATGCCAGCCTTGCCCAGGCCAAGGCCAATGCACGCTTCCACTACGGACTCGGCACCGATTTCTATCGCCAGTGGCTCGACCTGCCGTCGATGATGTACACCTGCGGCTACTGGAAGGAAGGCACGCAAACCGTCGAGGAGGCGCAGCGCAACAAGATGGATCACGTCGCGCAGAAGATCCGCCTCGAGGCGGGCGAGCGCTTCGTCGATATCGGCTGCGGCTTCGGCGGCTTCCTGTTCCATGCCCGGGAGCACTACGGCGCGTACGGAACCGGCATCAACACGACGACCGAACAGGTGCAGTGGCTGCAGGGCGAGATCGCGCGGCGCGGGCTGGGCGAGCAGATCGCGGTAATCGAGGCCGACTTCCGCGAGATTCCCGGCCAGTACGACAAGCTCGTGTCGATCGGCGTGCTGGAGCATGCCGGCCGCGACCAGCTGCATGCGGTGGTGCGCGCCCACGCCGACGCGCTGAAGCCCGGCGGCCTCGGCATGCTGCATTTCATCGGCCACGCCGGCGTGTTCGACACCGAGTTCTACATCCGCAAGCACATCTTTCCGGGCGGCTGGATCCCCAGCCTGGCGCAGACGATCGAGGCCATGGATGCATGCGGTCTGGAGATCGTCGACATCGAGAACCTGCGCCGCCACTACGCGCTCACGCTCGACGCCTGGGCGACCCGCTTCGACGCGCGCTGGGACGCGATCCACGCGCTCGACCCGCAGCGCTTCGACGAGCGCTTCCGCCGCACCTGGCGCACCTACCTGTGGTCCTGCGCCGAAATGTTCCGTTCGCCGTGCGGCATGACGCACCTGTTCCAGATCGTGTTCAGCAAGGGCAACGTCGACCGCGAGCGCTATCCGATGAGCCGCGCCTTCCTCTACCGATGA
- the mnmC gene encoding bifunctional tRNA (5-methylaminomethyl-2-thiouridine)(34)-methyltransferase MnmD/FAD-dependent 5-carboxymethylaminomethyl-2-thiouridine(34) oxidoreductase MnmC, with translation MLKTIVPARLEYREGVPYSAAYGDIYHSADGGLGQARHVFLQGCGLPQAWAGRACFVVLETGFGTGLNFLATWAAWRADPARPARLHFLSVEKHPFVAEDLAVLHAQWPEFAALSQELRAGWPMLTPGFHRIALDGGRVQLTLMLGDALDCLPQVEAEVDAFYLDGFAPDCNADLWQPPLFDVLARLARPGATAATYTVAAPVREGLARAGFACEKRSGFGRKRHCLAARFAGEGRRTRPRVPQHVAVVGAGVAGCATAHALAWHGIAVTVLERAAGIGQGASGNPVAVFRPLVSRDDNPASRLTRAAFLHDLRAWPALGERLDWSACGVLHLARDADAALKQRQALAATAPPAGYARWVERDEARQLANWPVDAAGVFYPAAGWVVPASLARAWLDHPAIKLRAGCGVARLAPGGSGWQLHAADGDVLAEADAVVLANARDAAALAPGQDWPLHTVRGQITELPPGCLPELTRVVSREGYVAPGTRPLVGATYEHDDDDTAPRAASDQANLARLEAILPGGRSRVAIEAVRGRASLRATLPDRLPLVGAVAECSGVYVAAGYASRGVVWAGLLGEALADRMSGQPLPLENDLMGVLAPERFRRR, from the coding sequence ATGCTGAAGACCATCGTGCCGGCGCGCCTCGAATACCGCGAGGGCGTGCCGTATTCCGCCGCCTACGGCGACATCTACCATTCCGCCGACGGCGGCCTCGGCCAGGCGCGCCACGTGTTCCTGCAGGGCTGCGGCCTGCCGCAGGCGTGGGCGGGCCGTGCGTGCTTCGTGGTGCTCGAAACCGGCTTCGGCACCGGGCTCAATTTCCTGGCCACCTGGGCGGCCTGGCGCGCCGATCCGGCGCGTCCCGCGCGCCTGCATTTCCTGTCGGTGGAGAAGCATCCCTTCGTCGCCGAGGACCTGGCGGTGCTGCACGCGCAATGGCCCGAGTTCGCCGCGCTGTCGCAGGAACTGCGCGCCGGCTGGCCGATGCTGACGCCGGGCTTCCACCGCATCGCGCTCGACGGCGGGCGGGTGCAGCTGACGCTGATGCTGGGCGATGCGCTCGACTGCCTGCCGCAGGTCGAGGCCGAGGTGGACGCGTTCTACCTCGACGGCTTCGCCCCCGATTGCAATGCCGACCTGTGGCAGCCGCCGCTCTTCGACGTGCTGGCGCGGCTGGCGCGTCCCGGTGCGACGGCGGCGACCTATACGGTGGCGGCGCCGGTTCGCGAGGGGCTGGCGCGCGCTGGCTTCGCCTGCGAGAAGCGCAGCGGCTTCGGCCGCAAGCGGCATTGCCTTGCGGCACGATTCGCTGGGGAAGGCCGCCGCACGAGGCCGCGCGTGCCGCAGCACGTCGCGGTCGTCGGCGCCGGCGTGGCCGGCTGCGCGACGGCCCACGCGCTGGCGTGGCACGGGATCGCCGTCACGGTGCTGGAGCGGGCCGCAGGGATCGGGCAGGGCGCGTCCGGCAATCCGGTCGCGGTGTTCCGCCCGCTGGTCTCGCGCGACGACAACCCCGCCAGCCGCCTGACGCGTGCGGCCTTCCTGCACGACCTGCGGGCCTGGCCCGCGCTCGGCGAGCGCCTGGACTGGTCGGCGTGCGGCGTGCTGCACCTGGCGCGCGACGCCGACGCTGCGCTCAAGCAGCGGCAGGCGCTCGCCGCAACCGCGCCGCCGGCCGGATATGCACGCTGGGTCGAGCGCGACGAAGCGCGGCAGCTGGCGAACTGGCCGGTCGACGCCGCAGGCGTGTTCTATCCGGCCGCGGGATGGGTGGTGCCGGCAAGCCTGGCGCGCGCCTGGCTCGACCATCCGGCGATCAAGTTGCGCGCCGGCTGCGGCGTCGCACGGCTCGCACCGGGTGGATCGGGCTGGCAGCTGCATGCGGCCGACGGGGACGTGCTGGCCGAGGCCGATGCGGTGGTGCTGGCGAACGCGCGCGACGCGGCGGCGCTCGCTCCGGGGCAGGACTGGCCGCTGCACACGGTGCGGGGGCAGATCACCGAGCTGCCGCCGGGCTGCCTGCCGGAGCTCACCCGGGTGGTCTCGCGCGAGGGCTACGTGGCGCCCGGCACGCGGCCGCTGGTCGGCGCGACCTACGAGCATGACGACGACGACACGGCGCCGCGCGCGGCGAGCGACCAGGCCAACCTGGCGCGCCTGGAGGCGATCCTGCCGGGAGGCCGAAGCCGCGTGGCGATCGAGGCCGTGCGCGGCCGCGCATCCTTGCGCGCGACGCTGCCGGACCGGCTGCCGCTGGTCGGCGCGGTGGCGGAATGCTCGGGGGTCTATGTCGCGGCAGGCTATGCCTCGCGCGGCGTGGTGTGGGCCGGCTTGCTGGGCGAGGCCCTGGCGGACCGCATGAGCGGGCAGCCGTTGCCGCTGGAGAACGATCTGATGGGGGTGCTTGCGCCCGAGCGCTTCAGGCGGCGGTGA
- a CDS encoding flagella synthesis protein FlgN — MSPSDASREPALGARLGMELAAWKALLNVLADEERALVAGDADRLPQLNASKLAQVQTLGNLVRARQDALRAAGHAADHTGMAAWLAQHGNAEHRAHWQELCGLEQEAQAMNQRIGTLIEMRLTATRQALNVLVHAATNRTGLYDQAGQSVATPRGKPLTAA, encoded by the coding sequence ATGTCGCCAAGTGACGCATCGCGCGAGCCGGCCCTCGGCGCCCGGCTCGGGATGGAACTGGCCGCCTGGAAGGCCTTGCTGAACGTTCTCGCCGACGAAGAACGCGCGCTGGTGGCGGGCGACGCCGACCGCCTGCCGCAGCTCAACGCATCCAAGCTGGCCCAGGTGCAGACGCTCGGCAATCTCGTGCGTGCGCGCCAGGATGCGCTGCGGGCCGCCGGCCACGCCGCCGACCACACCGGCATGGCGGCCTGGCTGGCGCAGCACGGCAACGCGGAGCACCGCGCGCACTGGCAGGAATTGTGCGGCCTGGAACAGGAGGCGCAGGCCATGAACCAGCGTATCGGCACCTTGATCGAGATGCGCCTCACGGCGACGCGCCAGGCGCTGAATGTCCTGGTCCACGCCGCCACCAACCGCACCGGTCTCTACGACCAGGCCGGACAGTCGGTCGCCACGCCTCGCGGCAAGCCGCTCACCGCCGCCTGA
- the flgM gene encoding flagellar biosynthesis anti-sigma factor FlgM: MKIDPSLKPIPSPPPAETRSGKAGAKAAADATPADVTLSPRATQLKQLESQLAAIPVVDRARVDSIKAAIASGQYTIHTDNIAESLLNSVKEMLHVAK, from the coding sequence ATGAAAATCGATCCCAGCCTCAAGCCCATCCCTTCGCCCCCCCCTGCCGAGACGCGCTCGGGCAAGGCCGGCGCGAAGGCAGCGGCCGATGCCACCCCGGCCGACGTCACGCTGAGCCCGCGCGCGACCCAGTTGAAGCAACTGGAGTCCCAGCTGGCCGCCATCCCGGTCGTCGACCGTGCCCGCGTCGACAGCATCAAGGCCGCGATCGCCAGCGGGCAGTACACGATCCATACCGACAACATCGCCGAGAGCCTGCTGAACTCGGTCAAGGAAATGCTCCATGTCGCCAAGTGA
- the flgA gene encoding flagellar basal body P-ring formation chaperone FlgA, translated as MIAQRIRAAGSRFARGLAVLACLTGAGAAQAVDRQDPAAVQAQAERFLKTQAGGLPGKVTLQVGAPRAAMPACSALEAFQPAGSRSIGRTTVGVRCLAPVRWTVYLPAQVHVVGSYVVSREALPANHVLAAADLALREGDLGALPADVATDAAALVGYRTVSGVAAGAPLRSAVLHAPLAVQQGQTTRLLIKGPGFSVQSEGQALANAGRGERVRVRTASGEVVSGVAQDGQQVVVAF; from the coding sequence ATGATCGCCCAACGCATCCGCGCCGCCGGCAGCCGCTTCGCGCGCGGCCTTGCGGTCCTCGCCTGCCTCACCGGGGCCGGCGCCGCCCAAGCGGTGGACCGCCAGGACCCGGCCGCCGTGCAGGCGCAGGCCGAACGCTTCCTGAAAACGCAGGCCGGTGGCCTGCCCGGCAAGGTGACGCTGCAGGTCGGCGCACCGCGCGCCGCGATGCCCGCGTGTTCGGCGCTCGAGGCATTCCAGCCCGCCGGCAGCCGCAGCATCGGACGCACCACGGTCGGCGTGCGCTGCCTTGCCCCGGTGCGGTGGACGGTCTACCTGCCGGCCCAGGTGCATGTCGTGGGATCCTACGTCGTCAGCCGCGAGGCGCTGCCCGCCAACCACGTTCTCGCTGCCGCCGACCTCGCCCTGCGCGAGGGCGACCTCGGCGCCCTTCCGGCCGACGTCGCGACCGATGCCGCCGCCCTGGTCGGCTATCGGACCGTCTCGGGCGTGGCGGCCGGCGCCCCGCTGCGCAGCGCCGTGCTGCACGCCCCGCTCGCCGTCCAGCAGGGGCAGACGACCCGCCTCCTCATCAAGGGCCCCGGCTTTTCCGTCCAGAGCGAGGGCCAGGCGCTCGCCAACGCCGGCCGCGGCGAGCGCGTCCGGGTCAGAACCGCTTCGGGCGAAGTGGTCAGCGGCGTCGCGCAGGACGGCCAGCAGGTGGTGGTCGCCTTCTAG
- the flgB gene encoding flagellar basal body rod protein FlgB, translated as MLNRLDDMLNFHAQALRIREQRQQVLASNIANADTPNYKARDLDFRAALQGALQGASASAAGALATTSPRHLEGPSGPASEPGLLYRTPAQGSVDGNTVNMDAERAAFADNAVHYEFDLTRITQQIKTMLAAIQG; from the coding sequence ATGCTGAACCGGCTGGACGACATGCTGAATTTCCACGCCCAGGCGCTGCGCATCCGCGAGCAGCGCCAGCAGGTACTGGCATCCAACATCGCCAACGCGGACACGCCCAACTACAAGGCGCGCGACCTCGATTTCCGGGCGGCGCTCCAGGGTGCGCTGCAGGGCGCGTCGGCGTCCGCCGCGGGCGCGCTGGCGACGACCTCGCCGCGGCATCTCGAAGGCCCGTCCGGCCCGGCGTCCGAGCCCGGCCTGCTGTACCGCACGCCGGCGCAGGGCAGCGTCGATGGCAACACGGTGAACATGGACGCCGAGCGCGCCGCGTTCGCCGACAACGCCGTCCATTATGAATTCGACCTGACCCGGATCACCCAGCAGATCAAGACCATGCTGGCGGCGATCCAGGGCTGA
- the flgC gene encoding flagellar basal body rod protein FlgC, giving the protein MSLSNIFNVAGSAMNAQAQRLNTVASNLANADSATSANGTPYKAKQVVFAATPMGEGGATGVNVAAVVDDPSPMKQVYDPKNPLADEKGYVTMPNVNVVEEMVNMISASRAYQSNVDMMNTTKTLLLKTLSLGQ; this is encoded by the coding sequence ATGTCCCTTTCCAACATCTTCAACGTGGCCGGATCGGCCATGAACGCGCAGGCGCAGCGGCTCAACACCGTCGCCAGCAACCTCGCCAACGCCGACAGCGCGACCAGCGCCAACGGCACCCCCTACAAGGCGAAGCAGGTCGTGTTCGCCGCCACGCCGATGGGCGAGGGCGGCGCGACCGGCGTCAACGTCGCGGCCGTCGTCGACGATCCGTCGCCGATGAAGCAGGTCTACGACCCGAAGAACCCGCTCGCCGACGAAAAGGGCTACGTGACCATGCCGAACGTCAACGTGGTCGAGGAGATGGTCAACATGATCTCCGCCTCGCGGGCCTACCAGTCGAACGTCGACATGATGAACACCACCAAGACCCTGCTGCTCAAGACCCTGAGCCTGGGCCAGTGA
- a CDS encoding flagellar hook assembly protein FlgD: MSTVQDASSASSLLGATAAASKGSTADTQNRFLSLLVAQMKNQDPLNPLDNAQVTSQMAQLSTVQGIEEMNSKLAALASSLGTNQMSQAAALIGRDVLVPGNRVGPSQPDNLMGMELSRPADKVTLTIHDASGQAVRTLNLGPRDVGVGMVAWDGMTDAGTPAPAGAYSFQIDAVQGGQAVGNTALNLGVVNSVSQNAQGVQLNLAGSTSVGYADIRQIF; encoded by the coding sequence ATGAGCACCGTACAAGACGCAAGCAGCGCCAGCAGCCTGTTGGGCGCCACCGCCGCCGCATCGAAGGGCAGCACCGCCGACACGCAGAACCGCTTCCTGAGCCTGCTGGTGGCGCAGATGAAGAACCAGGATCCGCTCAATCCGCTCGACAACGCGCAGGTGACGAGCCAGATGGCGCAACTGTCGACCGTGCAGGGCATCGAGGAGATGAACAGCAAGCTCGCCGCGCTGGCCTCCAGCCTCGGCACCAACCAGATGTCGCAGGCCGCGGCGCTGATCGGACGCGACGTGCTGGTCCCCGGCAACCGGGTCGGCCCCTCCCAGCCCGACAACCTGATGGGCATGGAGCTGTCGCGCCCCGCCGACAAGGTCACCCTGACCATCCACGACGCGTCCGGCCAGGCCGTGCGCACGCTCAATCTCGGCCCGCGCGACGTCGGCGTGGGCATGGTGGCGTGGGACGGCATGACCGATGCGGGCACCCCGGCGCCCGCCGGCGCCTACAGCTTCCAGATCGACGCCGTCCAGGGCGGACAGGCAGTCGGCAACACGGCCCTCAACCTGGGCGTGGTGAACAGCGTTTCGCAAAACGCCCAGGGAGTGCAGCTCAACCTGGCGGGCAGCACCAGCGTCGGATATGCCGATATCCGGCAGATCTTCTGA
- the flgE gene encoding flagellar hook protein FlgE: MSFQQGLSGLNAAAKNLDVIGNNVSNANTVGFKQSQAQFADVYANSLTGSGGSNVGIGTKVAAVVQQFTQGNITSTNNPLDIAINGNGFFRVDNNGEINYQRNGQFQLDKNGFIVTSGGAKLTGYTASASGVLSTGSPQPISINTADLSPSATSKVNAVMNLDSSAGVKTAAFDMNDPTTFNNSMSVSVYDSLGNQHTLQTYYVKTAPGSWDVYASNDGTLIQATPVGTLAFNNTGSLTSGSPITIAGLAVTTGASALNFSIDYTGSTQFGSPFSVNTLNQDGYTSGRLAGFNVGADGIVLGRYTNGQAAVLGQVVLASFSNPNGLQPMGNNMWSESSTSGAPLVGAPDSGGLGVLQSSATEDSNVDLTAELVNMITAQRVYQANAQTIKTQDAVMQTLVNLR; the protein is encoded by the coding sequence ATGAGTTTTCAGCAAGGCTTGAGCGGACTCAACGCCGCCGCAAAGAACCTGGACGTCATCGGCAACAACGTGTCGAACGCGAACACGGTCGGTTTCAAGCAGTCCCAGGCGCAGTTCGCCGACGTCTACGCGAATTCGCTGACGGGATCCGGCGGATCCAACGTCGGCATCGGCACCAAGGTGGCCGCCGTCGTCCAGCAGTTCACCCAGGGCAACATCACGTCGACCAACAATCCGCTCGACATCGCGATCAACGGCAACGGTTTCTTCCGGGTCGACAACAACGGCGAGATCAACTACCAGCGCAACGGCCAGTTCCAGCTCGACAAGAACGGCTTCATCGTCACCTCGGGCGGCGCCAAGCTGACCGGCTACACGGCCAGCGCCAGCGGCGTGCTGTCGACCGGCTCTCCGCAGCCCATCAGCATCAACACCGCCGACCTGTCGCCGAGCGCGACGTCCAAGGTCAACGCGGTCATGAACCTGGATTCCAGCGCCGGCGTGAAAACGGCCGCGTTCGACATGAACGATCCCACCACCTTCAACAACTCGATGTCGGTGTCGGTGTACGACAGCCTGGGCAACCAGCACACGCTGCAGACCTACTACGTGAAGACGGCCCCCGGTTCGTGGGACGTGTATGCCTCCAACGACGGCACGCTCATCCAGGCCACTCCGGTCGGCACGCTGGCGTTCAACAACACCGGCAGCCTGACCTCGGGTTCGCCGATCACGATCGCCGGCCTCGCGGTGACGACCGGCGCCTCGGCGCTCAACTTCTCGATCGACTACACCGGCAGCACCCAGTTCGGCTCGCCGTTCAGCGTGAACACGCTGAACCAGGACGGCTACACCTCGGGCCGCCTGGCCGGCTTCAACGTCGGTGCGGACGGCATCGTCCTCGGCCGCTACACCAACGGCCAGGCCGCGGTGCTGGGGCAGGTGGTGCTCGCCAGCTTTTCCAACCCGAACGGCCTGCAGCCGATGGGCAACAACATGTGGTCCGAATCGTCGACCTCCGGTGCACCGCTGGTGGGCGCGCCCGATTCCGGCGGCCTCGGCGTGCTGCAGTCGTCTGCGACGGAGGACTCCAACGTCGACCTCACCGCCGAGCTGGTCAACATGATCACCGCCCAGCGCGTATACCAGGCCAACGCCCAGACCATCAAGACCCAGGACGCGGTGATGCAGACCCTGGTCAACCTGCGTTGA
- the flgF gene encoding flagellar basal-body rod protein FlgF, giving the protein MDRLIYTAMTGAKHALEQQATTTHNLANATTTGFRAQIDQFRAVPVQGAILPTRAFVVDSTTGSDFRAGSIQQTGRALDVAVQGEGWIVVQAADGSEAYTRNGSLKLDENGVLQTHDGLNVLGDGGPLSIPPGRNVAIGKDGTISLVPDGSTATGLTSVGRLKLVNPPAADLVRGDDGLFRLKDGQAAEADPKVSVVGGALESSNVNVVEAMVNMISLARQFDMNMKLLQQAENNDSKAGQLLAMN; this is encoded by the coding sequence ATGGACCGTCTCATCTACACCGCCATGACCGGCGCGAAGCACGCGCTGGAGCAGCAGGCGACGACGACGCACAACCTCGCGAACGCGACGACCACCGGCTTCCGTGCGCAGATCGACCAGTTTCGCGCGGTGCCGGTGCAGGGCGCGATCCTGCCCACCCGCGCGTTCGTCGTCGATTCCACCACCGGCAGCGATTTTCGCGCCGGTTCGATCCAGCAGACCGGGCGCGCGCTCGACGTCGCGGTGCAGGGCGAGGGCTGGATCGTGGTGCAGGCGGCCGACGGCAGCGAGGCCTACACCCGCAACGGCAGCCTCAAGCTCGATGAGAACGGCGTGCTGCAGACCCACGACGGCCTCAACGTCCTGGGCGACGGCGGCCCGCTGTCGATCCCGCCCGGCCGCAACGTCGCGATCGGCAAGGACGGCACGATTTCGCTGGTGCCCGACGGCTCGACCGCGACCGGCCTGACTTCGGTCGGCCGCCTGAAGCTGGTCAACCCGCCGGCCGCCGACCTCGTGCGCGGCGACGACGGCCTGTTCCGCCTCAAGGACGGGCAGGCGGCCGAAGCCGACCCCAAGGTCTCGGTGGTGGGCGGGGCGCTGGAATCGTCCAACGTCAACGTCGTCGAGGCCATGGTCAACATGATCTCGCTGGCACGCCAGTTCGACATGAACATGAAGCTGCTGCAGCAGGCCGAGAACAACGACAGCAAGGCCGGCCAGCTGCTGGCCATGAACTGA
- the flgG gene encoding flagellar basal-body rod protein FlgG: protein MIRSLWIAKTGLDAQQTQMDVISNNLANVSTSGFKRARAVFEDLLYQTLRQPGAQSSEQTQLPSGLQIGTGVRTVATERIFTQGNLQQTGNAKDVAIQGNGFFQVLMPDGTTAYTRDGSFQSDANGQLVTSSGYPVQPAITIPPDAQSITIARDGTVSVQQAGATAPVTVGTLQLAMFVNPAGLQSLGENLYAETAASGTASSNAPGSNGAGLLNQGYVETSNVNVVEEMVNMIQTQRAYEINSKAITTSDQMLQRLTQL from the coding sequence ATGATTCGCTCACTGTGGATTGCCAAGACCGGCCTGGATGCGCAGCAGACGCAGATGGACGTGATTTCCAACAACCTCGCCAACGTCAGCACCAGCGGCTTCAAGCGCGCGCGTGCCGTGTTCGAGGATCTGCTGTACCAGACCCTCCGCCAGCCCGGCGCGCAATCGTCCGAGCAGACGCAGCTGCCTTCCGGCCTGCAGATCGGCACCGGCGTGCGCACCGTCGCGACCGAGCGCATCTTCACCCAGGGCAACCTGCAGCAGACCGGCAACGCCAAGGACGTGGCCATCCAGGGCAACGGCTTCTTCCAGGTGCTGATGCCGGACGGCACCACCGCCTACACGCGCGACGGCTCGTTCCAGAGCGACGCCAACGGGCAGCTGGTGACCTCCAGCGGCTACCCGGTGCAGCCGGCCATCACGATTCCGCCCGATGCCCAGAGCATCACCATCGCCCGCGACGGCACGGTGTCGGTGCAGCAGGCCGGCGCCACCGCCCCGGTGACGGTCGGCACGCTGCAGCTGGCGATGTTCGTCAACCCGGCCGGCCTGCAGAGCCTGGGCGAGAACCTCTACGCGGAAACCGCCGCATCCGGCACGGCGAGCTCGAACGCCCCCGGCAGCAACGGCGCGGGCCTGCTCAACCAGGGCTATGTCGAGACCTCGAACGTCAACGTCGTCGAGGAGATGGTCAACATGATCCAGACCCAGCGCGCGTACGAAATCAACAGCAAGGCGATCACGACATCCGACCAGATGCTGCAGCGCCTGACGCAGCTCTGA
- a CDS encoding flagellar basal body L-ring protein FlgH — protein sequence MNIARAIGIAGLLIGLAGCGTTPSSIVDQPTTARPKPLPAQTAGNGAIYQTNAYRPLFEDRRARQVGDILTIVINENTQAGKKAASNGSKTGAVDSSISAVAGLPLKTFQGIGVKADSSTQYDDKSALNSSNTFSGTITVTVTEVLPNGNLVVAGEKQVAFDKGTEYIRLSGVVQPDTILSGNTVSSAKVADARIEYRSSSKLDSAEVMNWLARFFLSFVPL from the coding sequence ATGAACATCGCGCGCGCCATCGGGATCGCAGGCCTGCTGATCGGACTGGCCGGCTGCGGCACCACGCCGTCGTCCATCGTCGACCAGCCGACCACCGCGCGTCCGAAGCCGTTGCCCGCGCAGACGGCGGGCAACGGCGCGATCTACCAGACGAACGCCTACCGCCCGCTGTTCGAGGACCGGCGCGCCCGCCAGGTCGGCGACATCCTCACCATCGTGATCAACGAGAACACCCAGGCCGGCAAGAAGGCGGCGTCCAACGGCTCGAAGACCGGCGCGGTCGATTCGTCGATCAGCGCCGTCGCAGGCCTGCCGCTCAAGACCTTCCAGGGCATCGGCGTGAAGGCCGATTCGTCGACCCAGTACGACGACAAGTCGGCGCTCAATTCGAGCAACACCTTCAGCGGCACGATCACCGTGACCGTCACCGAGGTGCTGCCGAACGGCAACCTGGTCGTGGCCGGCGAGAAGCAGGTCGCGTTCGACAAGGGCACCGAATACATCCGCCTGTCCGGCGTGGTGCAGCCCGACACGATCCTGTCCGGCAACACGGTGTCGTCGGCGAAGGTGGCCGACGCGCGCATCGAATACCGCAGCAGCAGCAAGCTCGACTCGGCCGAGGTCATGAACTGGCTGGCGCGCTTCTTCCTCAGCTTCGTTCCCCTCTGA